In the Ignisphaera sp. genome, one interval contains:
- a CDS encoding phosphoribosylaminoimidazolesuccinocarboxamide synthase codes for MLQLIYEGKSKRVYAVDEDTLVMEFKDDVTAADGLVKAIALGKGVLAARISMFFFKLLEGTGIKTHFIDYDGSRRIKVRRLEMIPIEVIVRNYAYGSLIRRMPLYKPMQKLEPPLIEFHYKDDDLHDPLILEEDAVRTGILDTRDIETIKSVSLKVNEILTRFFESKNLRFIDIKLEFGRSRSGEIILADEISGDTFRVVDENNNHLDKEVFRRTRDVGLLLKAYLRLAEVIGVGIDNVYTSY; via the coding sequence ATGTTACAGCTTATCTACGAGGGTAAGAGCAAGCGCGTTTATGCTGTTGATGAAGACACCCTTGTGATGGAGTTTAAAGATGATGTTACGGCCGCTGATGGTCTTGTGAAGGCTATTGCCCTAGGCAAGGGTGTTCTAGCCGCTAGAATATCCATGTTTTTCTTCAAACTTCTTGAAGGCACTGGAATCAAAACCCATTTCATAGATTATGATGGTTCGAGAAGAATTAAGGTCAGAAGACTTGAGATGATACCTATAGAGGTTATTGTCAGAAACTATGCGTATGGCTCTCTAATCAGGAGAATGCCTCTTTACAAACCTATGCAAAAACTTGAGCCACCTCTCATAGAGTTTCATTATAAAGATGATGATCTCCACGACCCGCTTATCTTGGAGGAGGATGCTGTGCGGACAGGCATTTTAGACACTCGTGATATCGAAACTATAAAGAGTGTTAGCCTAAAGGTAAACGAGATTTTAACTAGATTCTTCGAGTCAAAAAATCTTAGATTCATCGATATAAAGCTCGAGTTTGGCAGGTCTAGATCTGGGGAAATAATTCTGGCTGACGAAATTTCTGGAGACACATTTAGAGTTGTTGACGAGAATAATAATCATCTTGACAAAGAGGTTTTTAGAAGGACTAGAGATGTTGGTCTTCTTCTAAAGGCCTATCTTCGTCTTGCCGAGGTTATTGGTGTAGGGATAGACAATGTCTACACATCTTATTGA
- the purS gene encoding phosphoribosylformylglycinamidine synthase subunit PurS, with the protein MSTHLIEVIITNKKGVRDPEGETIHKHLILRRGYSMVSRVRTGKYLLLEVNAKNAEEAMKIVKELCEKLRIYNPVVHDIELRVHA; encoded by the coding sequence ATGTCTACACATCTTATTGAGGTAATCATAACAAATAAGAAGGGGGTTAGGGACCCAGAGGGAGAGACTATACACAAGCACTTGATACTGAGGAGAGGCTATTCAATGGTTTCAAGAGTTAGAACTGGGAAGTACCTATTGCTAGAAGTTAATGCTAAGAATGCTGAAGAGGCTATGAAAATAGTCAAGGAACTCTGTGAAAAACTTAGAATATACAATCCAGTTGTACACGACATAGAGCTGAGGGTCCATGCCTAG
- the purQ gene encoding phosphoribosylformylglycinamidine synthase subunit PurQ has product MPRVAILKFPGTNCDEDVHHVLRNVIGIESSIVWYKDFVLKDWDAVIIPGGFSYGDWLRAGAIAARTNAVEELGNARSSGVPVLGICNGFQILVESGLLPGALLLNETSKFVCRWVRTRVENPKGPWLSLVSDGQTLDMPIAHAEGRYYIDNESYSVLVKTSPIIRYLPGFNLNGSLYDIAGIATEDGMILGLMPHPERASEDFLAPRGFKAGGRIIFESIAHSLKRGW; this is encoded by the coding sequence ATGCCTAGGGTAGCCATACTGAAGTTTCCTGGAACAAACTGCGACGAAGATGTTCACCATGTTCTGAGAAATGTTATAGGCATTGAATCCTCTATTGTATGGTACAAAGACTTTGTGCTCAAGGATTGGGACGCAGTTATAATACCCGGGGGCTTTAGCTATGGCGATTGGCTAAGAGCAGGCGCCATAGCAGCTAGAACAAATGCTGTAGAAGAGCTTGGTAATGCCAGATCTAGTGGGGTGCCTGTGCTGGGCATTTGCAACGGTTTTCAAATTCTTGTGGAATCAGGTCTACTCCCAGGCGCTTTACTGCTAAACGAGACAAGCAAGTTTGTGTGTAGATGGGTTAGGACACGTGTTGAGAATCCTAAGGGGCCGTGGCTCAGCCTTGTCAGCGATGGTCAGACACTTGATATGCCTATTGCACATGCTGAGGGAAGGTACTACATAGATAACGAGTCATATAGTGTGTTGGTCAAGACATCTCCGATTATAAGGTATCTACCAGGCTTTAATCTAAATGGGAGTCTCTACGACATTGCAGGAATAGCTACAGAAGACGGTATGATCCTTGGTCTAATGCCTCATCCCGAAAGAGCCTCAGAGGATTTTCTAGCGCCGAGGGGGTTCAAGGCAGGTGGGAGGATAATATTTGAGAGTATAGCACATTCTCTTAAGAGGGGGTGGTAA
- the purL gene encoding phosphoribosylformylglycinamidine synthase subunit PurL, protein MPLTNEEIDEIRKILGREPTVEELAMFEAQWSEHCSYKSSRILLKLLPTDGKHVLVGPGKDAPAVKIFRDYAIVFKIESHNHPSAVDPYDGAATGVGGIVRDILSLGAKPIALLDMLYMGDPRDPHANWLIRGIVKGISDYGNRIGIPTVAGDTWFDSSFNTQPLVNVACVGIANIDDLVLGAPKPGDLIIIAGNATGRDGILGSSFASKPLSEDRDKDIGAVQVGDPLTEKLLIDALQFLVSKKLVRYIKDLGGGGLTTAISETAADHGLGAVVHLEKLHTREKLSPLELLVSESQERMLIVVDPSNSRTVEEIIKRFDLQYSIIGYFTDDGIIRVYFNGNKVAEVPAKELAKPRPIRRASTPPQDALKGLKPIFVPPPEPKYEEAILKLLASPNIASKRWIYQQYDHEVGIRTVVKPGYGDAAVLRLLDGSRRGVAVKGDANPRYTSLDPFNGAANSVGECFRNLVAVGSKPIAIVDELNAGNPEKPEQFWYFEMMLKGVAWMAEELRLPVVGGKVSFYNEDHMGRQVKPTTTIVGVGRVDDISKAMTVEFKEHGSAIAIIGVTYPELGGSEYLYRLFGIEEGEIPRPRPVSEIRNARLIQKAIRLGLVNAVHDIGVGGLIASLAEMAIMGRLGFSIDVANIYARGVQRIDELLFSETQARYVVEVRGDRVDEFAKLARSMNVRFSIIGRVVDSNRITITSNSKTVVEIDLDRVADVYNNSLEVELEGEA, encoded by the coding sequence ATGCCCCTAACAAATGAGGAGATAGATGAGATTAGAAAAATTCTTGGGAGAGAGCCTACAGTAGAAGAACTGGCAATGTTTGAGGCTCAGTGGAGTGAGCACTGCTCATATAAAAGTAGCAGAATTCTTTTGAAGCTTCTTCCAACAGATGGAAAACATGTTCTTGTCGGCCCTGGAAAAGATGCGCCAGCTGTAAAGATTTTCCGAGACTACGCCATAGTCTTCAAAATTGAGAGCCATAACCATCCATCGGCTGTAGATCCGTACGATGGAGCGGCAACAGGGGTTGGAGGGATAGTAAGGGACATTCTATCCCTTGGTGCAAAACCTATAGCGCTTTTAGACATGCTCTACATGGGCGACCCCAGAGACCCTCACGCAAATTGGCTGATCAGAGGCATTGTCAAGGGTATTAGCGACTATGGAAATAGGATAGGAATTCCAACCGTAGCCGGCGACACATGGTTCGACAGCTCATTCAATACACAGCCTCTAGTCAATGTGGCATGCGTTGGCATAGCAAATATCGACGACCTTGTGCTAGGAGCTCCAAAGCCTGGAGACCTCATCATAATTGCTGGCAATGCTACTGGAAGAGATGGGATACTTGGCAGCAGCTTTGCTTCAAAGCCCCTCTCTGAGGATAGAGACAAGGATATCGGGGCTGTTCAAGTTGGTGATCCTCTCACAGAGAAGCTTCTCATAGACGCTCTACAGTTTTTAGTTAGCAAAAAGCTTGTTAGGTACATTAAAGATCTTGGTGGAGGCGGATTAACAACAGCTATAAGCGAGACTGCTGCCGACCATGGTCTCGGAGCAGTTGTACACCTTGAGAAGCTTCATACAAGAGAGAAGCTGAGCCCCCTAGAGCTCCTCGTTTCCGAAAGCCAAGAGAGAATGCTGATAGTTGTCGACCCATCCAATTCCAGAACCGTTGAAGAGATTATCAAAAGATTTGATCTGCAATACAGCATCATAGGGTATTTCACAGACGACGGGATTATAAGGGTCTATTTCAATGGTAACAAGGTTGCTGAGGTACCTGCAAAAGAGCTTGCAAAACCCAGACCGATTAGAAGAGCTTCAACTCCTCCGCAAGATGCTTTAAAAGGACTAAAACCAATTTTTGTCCCTCCCCCGGAGCCCAAATATGAAGAGGCTATTCTAAAGCTTCTTGCGTCCCCCAACATAGCCTCTAAAAGGTGGATATACCAGCAATACGACCATGAAGTCGGTATTAGAACTGTTGTAAAGCCTGGTTATGGGGATGCAGCTGTTTTGAGGTTGTTGGATGGTAGTAGAAGGGGTGTTGCTGTAAAAGGTGATGCAAACCCCAGATACACATCTCTAGATCCGTTCAACGGAGCAGCCAATTCTGTTGGAGAGTGCTTTAGAAACCTAGTTGCTGTCGGTTCTAAGCCGATTGCAATAGTTGATGAACTCAATGCTGGCAACCCTGAGAAGCCAGAGCAGTTCTGGTACTTCGAGATGATGTTGAAGGGCGTTGCATGGATGGCTGAAGAGCTTAGGCTGCCCGTTGTTGGCGGCAAGGTAAGCTTCTATAACGAGGATCATATGGGGAGACAGGTAAAGCCGACAACAACTATAGTTGGAGTTGGTAGGGTAGACGACATATCCAAAGCAATGACCGTTGAATTCAAAGAACATGGATCAGCCATAGCCATTATAGGTGTTACATACCCTGAGTTAGGTGGGAGCGAATACCTCTATAGATTGTTTGGAATTGAAGAGGGTGAGATACCTAGACCAAGGCCTGTGTCCGAGATCAGGAATGCTAGGTTGATACAAAAAGCTATAAGACTTGGACTAGTCAACGCAGTTCACGATATTGGTGTAGGAGGGCTTATAGCATCCTTGGCTGAAATGGCTATCATGGGCCGACTTGGATTTAGCATCGATGTTGCAAATATCTATGCTAGGGGTGTTCAGAGAATAGATGAGTTGCTTTTCTCAGAAACCCAAGCAAGATATGTTGTTGAGGTTAGAGGAGATAGAGTTGACGAATTCGCCAAATTGGCGAGGAGCATGAATGTTAGGTTCAGTATTATTGGCAGAGTTGTCGACTCCAATAGGATTACAATAACAAGCAATTCTAAGACTGTTGTAGAGATAGATTTGGATAGAGTTGCTGATGTGTACAACAATTCATTGGAAGTGGAGCTAGAGGGCGAAGCATAG
- the purF gene encoding amidophosphoribosyltransferase — protein sequence MCGIAGYMGSGDVITTILSLLIELQHRGQESAGIAVATRGGEIHRVVGKGLVVEALNNEKISQLRGVDEIVGGIGHVRYSTSGGYLDSQAQPILVGDENFKMAVAFNGTIANFFSMAKLLGIADADGDAKVLTAFLFRLAKEFGNDVVEALKVLPHYVVGGYSIVVLTSEPRIVVARDPHGFRPLAILHTGSDFYVASETAALDIVTGHLWRWREVLPGEIISYDGSSLEFTKSPISTPISPCVFEYVYFSRPDSVFNGVSVYVARVRMGEELAKAAPAMGDVVVPVPDSGRAAAIGFSRASGLPLEEGIVVNKYVGRGFIAPPRSREIISRLKYGFIKSVVSGRRVVLIDDSIVRGTTMRSIVRRLRETGASEVHVRVASPPFRYPCFMGIDVASREQLLAWRAMGLDEIARALNADSVGYNTIEGLRKAVGIPLICHACFTGLYPFKGLDADALEKMFIR from the coding sequence ATGTGCGGAATAGCTGGCTATATGGGTTCAGGCGATGTGATAACAACAATTCTATCCCTTCTCATAGAACTTCAGCATAGGGGGCAGGAGTCAGCCGGTATAGCTGTTGCTACAAGAGGTGGCGAAATACATAGGGTGGTGGGGAAAGGTCTTGTTGTAGAGGCTCTAAACAATGAGAAAATCTCACAGCTGAGAGGTGTCGACGAGATTGTTGGGGGTATAGGGCATGTAAGGTACTCCACATCTGGTGGATACCTAGACTCGCAGGCCCAGCCAATTCTAGTAGGCGATGAGAATTTTAAAATGGCTGTTGCTTTCAATGGTACAATAGCAAACTTTTTTAGCATGGCAAAGCTCCTCGGGATTGCGGATGCTGATGGAGATGCCAAAGTTTTGACAGCATTTCTATTTAGGCTGGCTAAGGAGTTTGGAAACGATGTTGTCGAGGCTTTGAAGGTTCTTCCACACTATGTTGTTGGGGGATACAGCATTGTCGTATTGACATCTGAGCCGAGGATTGTTGTTGCAAGAGATCCGCATGGGTTTAGACCCTTAGCGATATTGCATACAGGTAGCGATTTCTATGTAGCGTCGGAAACAGCTGCGCTAGATATTGTTACCGGGCATCTGTGGAGGTGGAGAGAGGTTTTGCCAGGCGAGATCATATCTTATGATGGTTCCTCACTCGAGTTCACCAAATCACCAATTTCGACCCCAATATCTCCATGTGTTTTTGAATATGTCTACTTCTCTAGACCGGATAGCGTATTTAATGGGGTTAGCGTCTATGTTGCTAGGGTTAGAATGGGTGAGGAGCTTGCGAAAGCTGCTCCGGCAATGGGCGACGTTGTTGTTCCTGTTCCTGATAGTGGTAGAGCTGCTGCAATAGGTTTTAGCAGAGCTTCTGGGTTGCCGCTTGAGGAGGGCATTGTTGTTAACAAATATGTTGGTAGAGGGTTTATAGCGCCTCCAAGGTCTAGAGAGATCATATCTAGGCTCAAATACGGTTTTATAAAGAGTGTTGTGAGTGGTAGGAGGGTTGTTCTCATCGATGATTCTATTGTTAGGGGCACCACCATGCGGAGTATAGTGAGGAGGCTTAGGGAGACTGGCGCTAGCGAAGTACATGTAAGGGTTGCCAGCCCCCCATTCAGATACCCGTGCTTCATGGGCATAGATGTGGCCTCTAGAGAACAGCTACTGGCTTGGAGGGCAATGGGCTTAGACGAGATTGCAAGGGCTTTGAATGCTGATAGCGTTGGATACAACACTATAGAGGGGCTTAGAAAAGCTGTTGGAATACCTCTGATATGCCATGCCTGCTTCACTGGGCTATACCCATTCAAAGGGCTTGATGCTGATGCCCTAGAAAAGATGTTTATTAGGTGA
- a CDS encoding phosphoribosyltransferase family protein — translation MSGLLTIYAFDELWNLSNILRYGLMALQHRGSQYYVACTNESNSLKCYEDEDIDVAKKISSHVTIASTYSYQTENLFDVKKSDGYEIVAIVDRPWSAISDFTSALVLSLKNSRNRIDAFRNTIKTFQTDHSVSIPSLMVLTSDREVFVWRGPQGFTTFALGSYGFDMAIASSESVAIDILGGDLKRFLGCGEGVYISRYLFKTFSTDFSNGHSGVCLFELLYLSRHDSIVHGISVYEFRKALGTELAKYLDREVDVVVGVPETALPYAIGFANSIQKAFDMAFVATGGRRRSMLASDPFEKIVAIHLKMNPIRSSLEGKRIAIVDDSMVTGSTMKTVSQILRFRVGVKEIHLFIASPPLVHGCPYNVMRLDVQNLLAANLSKELAKSYLEVDSLHWLSKEDVDRVARRFGIRFCGKCFGVDYFGG, via the coding sequence ATGAGTGGCCTCCTAACTATCTATGCATTCGACGAGCTTTGGAACCTCTCAAATATTCTAAGATATGGATTGATGGCTCTACAGCATAGAGGCTCCCAATACTATGTGGCCTGCACCAATGAGAGTAATAGCCTCAAATGCTACGAAGATGAAGATATTGATGTTGCAAAAAAGATTTCAAGCCATGTGACAATAGCCTCAACCTATAGCTATCAAACTGAGAATCTTTTCGATGTAAAGAAAAGCGATGGCTATGAAATTGTCGCTATTGTTGATAGGCCGTGGAGCGCCATAAGCGATTTTACATCTGCCCTAGTTTTGTCGTTGAAGAACAGCAGAAATAGGATTGATGCATTCAGAAATACTATAAAAACTTTCCAGACAGATCACAGTGTTTCAATTCCGTCGCTCATGGTTTTGACAAGCGATAGAGAGGTTTTTGTTTGGAGGGGCCCACAAGGATTTACAACATTTGCTTTGGGTAGCTATGGATTTGACATGGCTATAGCATCATCGGAAAGCGTTGCTATAGATATTCTTGGTGGTGATTTAAAGAGGTTTCTAGGGTGTGGAGAAGGTGTTTACATATCGAGGTACCTGTTCAAAACATTTTCAACAGATTTCAGCAATGGTCACAGTGGGGTTTGTCTCTTCGAGCTTCTCTACCTATCTCGACACGACTCCATTGTCCATGGCATTAGCGTCTACGAGTTTAGAAAAGCTCTTGGCACAGAACTTGCAAAATATCTTGATAGAGAAGTTGATGTTGTTGTTGGTGTTCCTGAAACGGCTTTGCCATATGCTATAGGCTTTGCAAACAGTATTCAAAAAGCCTTTGACATGGCCTTTGTTGCTACAGGTGGGAGAAGGAGATCCATGCTGGCAAGCGATCCCTTCGAAAAAATTGTTGCTATACACCTTAAGATGAATCCTATTAGAAGCTCGCTAGAGGGCAAGAGGATTGCAATAGTTGATGACAGCATGGTGACAGGATCTACCATGAAGACCGTTTCCCAGATCCTAAGATTCAGAGTTGGTGTAAAAGAGATCCACCTATTCATAGCATCTCCACCCCTGGTGCACGGCTGCCCCTACAACGTTATGAGGCTTGATGTACAGAATCTTCTAGCGGCGAATCTATCTAAGGAGCTTGCCAAAAGCTATCTAGAGGTTGACTCTCTTCACTGGCTCTCGAAAGAAGATGTTGACAGGGTTGCTAGGAGGTTTGGAATAAGATTTTGTGGAAAATGCTTTGGTGTAGACTATTTTGGGGGGTGA